In a genomic window of Magnolia sinica isolate HGM2019 chromosome 14, MsV1, whole genome shotgun sequence:
- the LOC131225300 gene encoding serine/threonine-protein kinase RUNKEL — MNQYHIYEAIGKGKHSTVYKGRKKKTIEYFAVKSVDKSQKNKLLQEVRILHSLSHPNVLKFYSWYETSAHLWLVLEYCVGGDLLTLLHQDSQLPEDSLHDLARDLVKALQFLHSKGIIYCDLKPSNILLDENGRMKLCDFGLSRRLNEISKSSLSTLPQAKRGTPCYMAPELFQDGGVHSYASDFWALGCVLYECYSGKPPFVGKEFTQLVKSILSDPVPPLLDNPSNNFVSLINCLLIKDPAERVQWPELCQHDFWKTKFTPVPLPPQPAFDDMVQLLSKPYLSERNSDKPLQQRTPPKNRERDPCGVIKQDGNFNIRSKGFETPAKNLASGRRIQTKASDKVMEEKQKEATKEVNLLRLSRIAKSNLRKENEKENYRRPLPESSENDAEVKIENNDMELDFGENSEEDAHDESDNRPSTPGEKFPIQTHDHERVEEMINNSNQSNILADSDMTIPEDPNTLERESCSENVEVAATPPSVGLQRRGQRIKTGSGSVPDSDLSNSSPNLSQAHWHPSDLSVRPVMPSRKGDKASEAMPLLPFDAPNAYDFVKLPSEQLDALNNRIILILNGNSPVSEKQNTIRYLEMLSGHVDAANTLTNGSIMLVLVKMLRLSKVSVLRVQLASLIGLLIRHSTFIETDLASSGIMGALTDGLRDKQEKVRRFSMAALGELLFYISTQNEHARDGTALESPSKDSRSTTGWQVPSPLIALVSSILRKGEDDVTQLYALRTIENICSQGGDWAARFTSQDVIGNLCYIYKATGKQESTRLTAGSCLVRLARFSPPSIQSVFEKLSFKEIATALVKGSPREQQISLNLLNIALSESHLFTNMGRHILSLFEEKQLLPSLISLIEQGTEALRGKALVFVALLCKCSRRWLPQFFCNARLLSAVDRLAKEKDSYLKQCMGAFVHAVAATVPWLMDAISGDIQQMMGGKRHGQIAALTGRTNPRTNIHLLPVILHLLGSASFKHRVVTSQVLQQLANLLKLLEASFQGRDDFQITLLRILESITEEPSVILEDPKIFISQVLPSLAILYNGNKDGDARFLCLKNLFDVMVVFLNDFSDTMASEDKQRSSDLKLLSYKYFLPLYPFLIEDEDPIPMYAQKLLVMLIEFDFVKVSDILQPKTVSQCFEFLLGDLASANVNNVKLCLALASALEMETKILSQLRVVRRIGNLLEFVNAKEMEDFLEPTLGLCKVFIRRAIGCRKGSDYSKEPDLLSNATFDMSVAVDSIKDISDFGSNIGVFLELCGTQEVQIADLASDCLVLLMKAAPREATTGLLTNLSKISNSLEFCCQAGDSSLLLLRLLHALGFSCRQYLSQAMILSISIADVTRIETILSDLRSSSIRGIADAASIVWVELQRLPRYI, encoded by the exons GATAGTCAGCTTCCTGAGGATTCTTTACATGATCTAGCCCGTGACCTTGTCAAAGCTTTGCA GTTCTTGCATTCAAAGGGGATCATTTACTGTGACTTGAAGCCATCAAACATCCTACTGGATGAGAATGGACGTATGAAG CTATGTGATTTTGGATTATCAAGACGACTAAATGAAATATCGAAGAGTTCTCTTTCCACG CTTCCACAGGCGAAGCGTGGAACTCCGTGCTACATGGCACCCGAGTTGTTTCAGGATGGAGGTGTTCATTCCTATGCTTCCGATTTCTGGGCACTTGGCTGTGTCCTATATGAATGCTACAGTGGAAAACCTCCCTTTGTTGGGAAGGAGTTCACACAGCTTGTAAAATCTATTCTCTCAGATCCAGTACCTCCTCTCCTGGATAATCCGAGCAACAATTTTGTAAGCTTAATAAACTGCCTACTGATAAAAGATCCTGCTGAAAGAGTGCAGTGGCCTGAGCTTTGCCAGCATGATTTTTGGAAAACCAAATTCactcctgtgcctctacctcccCAGCCTGCCTTTGATGATATGGTCCAACTATTATCTAAACCATATCTTTCCGAACGGAACAGTGATAAACCTCTCCAACAGAGGACACCCCCTAAAAATCGTGAAAGGGATCCTTGTGGAGTTATTAAGCAGGATGGGAATTTCAATATCAGAAGCAAAGGATTTGAGACGCCGGCTAAAAATTTGGCCAGTGGTAGAAGGATTCAGACAAAGGCATCTGACAAAGTTATGGAGGAGAAGCAGAAAGAAGCAACAAAGGAAGTGAATCTTCTTAGGTTGTCGAGGATAGCAAAATCAAACCTCAGGAAGGAGAACGAGAAGGAAAACTATAGGAGGCCATTGCCTGAAAGCTCTGAGAATGATGCTGAAGTGAAAATTGAGAACAATGACATGGAGCTTGATTTTGGTGAGAACTCGGAGGAAGATGCACATGACGAATCCGATAATCGGCCTTCGACTCCTGGAGAGAAATTTCCAATTCAAACTCATGATCATGAGAGGGTTGAAGAGATGATTAATAACTCAAATCAATCAAATATCCTAGCCGACAGTGATATGACCATTCCTGAGGATCCAAACACACTTGAACGTGAGTCGTGTTCAGAAAATGTCGAAGTGGCTGCTACCCCGCCCAGTGTTGGGCTTCAAAGGAGAGGTCAGCGCATCAAAACGGGTTCAGGGAGTGTGCCGGATTCAGATTTGTCCAATTCATCTCCTAATCTCTCACAAGCACATTGGCATCCATCTGATCTCTCAGTCAGACCAGTTATGCCTAGCAGGAAAGGTGACAAAGCTTCGGAGGCAATGCCCCTGCTTCCCTTTGATGCACCCAATGCATATGACTTTGTGAAGCTACCTTCTGAGCAGCTGGATGCTCTCAACAATCGGATCATACTCATTTTGAATGGAAATTCTCCAGTCTCAGAGAAGCAGAACACGATTAGATACCTGGAGATGTTGAGCGGGCATGTTGATGCTGCAAATACCTTAACTAATGGATCGATAATGCTGGTGCTTGTCAAAATGTTGCGCCTATCCAAGGTTTCTGTTCTCCGTGTTCAGCTTGCTTCATTGATTGGCTTGTTGATCCGACATTCCACTTTCATTGAAACCGATCTGGCAAGTTCTGGAATCATGGGTGCGCTGACAGATGGGCTAAGAGATAAACAGGAAAAAGTGAGGAGGTTTTCTATGGCTGCTTTGGGCGAGCTGCTATTCTACATCTCTACTCAAAATGAGCATGCTAGAGATGGCACTGCCCTAGAGTCTCCATCAAAGGACAGCCGATCTACAACAGGCTGGCAG GTACCCAGTCCACTGATTGCGTTGGTTTCCTCCATTTTGCGTAAAGGAGAGGATGATGTTACTCAGTTGTACGCTTTAAGAACGATAGAAAACATCTGCAGTCAAGGAGGGGATTGGGCTGCTCGGTTTACCAGCCAGGATGTAATCGGAAATCTGTGCTACATATATAAGGCCACAGGAAAACAGGAGAGCACGAGGCTTACTGCTGGATCTTGTTTGGTACGCCTGGCACGTTTCAgccctccaagcatacagtcagtATTTGAGAAGCTTTCATTCAAGGAGATTGCCACTGCTCTCGTCAAGGGTAGTCCACGCGAGCAGCAAATCAGTTTAAACCTTCTGAACATTGCATTGTCTGAAAGTCACTTATTTACGAACATGGGTCGGCACATTCTGTCATTGTTTGAGGAGAAACAACTGCTTCCGAGCCTTATATCCCTTATTGAGCAGGGAACTGAAGCGTTACGTGGGAAAGCACTTGTTTTTGTGGCTCTCCTTTGTAAGTGTAGCCGCAGATGGCTGCCCCAGTTCTTTTGCAATGCCAGATTACTCTCAGCAGTGGACCGGTTGGCAAAAGAGAAGGATAGCTACTTGAAGCAGTGTATGGGGGCTTTTGTGCATGCAGTGGCTGCCACTGTGCCCTGGTTGATGGACGCTATATCTGGGGATATTCAGCAGATGATGGGAGGGAAGCGCCATGGACAGATTGCTGCCCTGACCGGCAGAACTAATCCAAGGACGAATATTCACTTATTGCCTGTCATTCTCCATCTTCTTGGAAGCGCTTCTTTCAAGCACAGGGTGGTGACCAGTCAGGTCTTGCAGCAGTTGGCGAATCTCCTCAAGCTTCTGGAAGCATCTTTCCAG GGAAGAGATGACTTCCAGATAACCCTGTTGCGGATTCTTGAGTCGATCACAGAAGAGCCTTCTGTCATTCTTGAAGACCCTAAAATTTTCATCAGTCAAGTTCTTCCAAGTTTGGCCATCTTGTACAATGGCAACAAAGATGGAGATGCCAGATTTTTGTGCCTGAAAAACCTGTTCGATGTCATGGTTGTATTCTTAAATGATTTCTCAGATACAATGGCATCTGAAGATAAGCAAAGATCAAGTGATCTGAAGTTACTATCATACAAGTATTTCCTCCCTCTCTACCCGTTCCTGATCGAGGATGAAGATCCCATACCCATGTATGCACAGAAGCTACTGGTAATGCTCATTGAGTTTGATTTTGTTAAAGTCTCGGATATTCTGCAGCCGAAGACAGTCTCTCAGTGCTTTGAGTTTCTGCTTGGTGATCTTGCTAGTGCAAATGTTAATAATGTGAAGCTCTGCTTGGCTCTGGCATCTGCTCTGGAGATGGAAACAAAGATACTCTCACAGTTACGAGTGGTCCGGCGGATAGGGAATCTGCTGGAGTTTGTGAATGCGAAGGAGATGGAAGATTTTCTAGAACCGACCCTGGGCCTATGCAAGGTATTCATTCGACGTGCAATAGGCTGCAGAAAAGGCAGTGATTATTCAAAAGAGCCTGATCTCTTAAGTAATGCTACCTTTGACATGAGTGTTGCAGTCGATTCCATAAAGGACATATCTGATTTTGGTAGCAACATTGGTGTCTTCTTGGAGTTGTGTGGGACCCAAGAAGTGCAGATTGCAGATTTGGCATCGGACTGTCTGGTCTTGCTAATGAAGGCAGCACCGAGGGAGGCCACGACAGGGCTGCTGACAAATCTTTCCAAGATAAGCAACAGCCTTGAATTCTGTTGTCAGGCTGGAGACTCCAGTTTACTGCTGCTGCGCCTGCTTCATGCCCTTGGGTTTTCTTGTAGGCAATACCTGTCTCAGGCAATGATACTGTCGATTTCCATAGCAGATGTCACGAGAATTGAAACCATTCTTTCTGATCTCAGAAGCTCAAGTATTCGTGGTATCGCAGATGCAGCTTCTATTGTGTGGGTGGAATTGCAGCGGCTGCCTCGCTACATTTGA
- the LOC131225731 gene encoding classical arabinogalactan protein 26: MASFSFHTIKILLSMAVILTVIPQSLSFPSKLEISTISAAPATLPNAPVSSPPYLAPDITPLLPSTGGIGPSPSSGGDGGLPTIPSNPSPPNPDEVAASGPNSAISPSGSFSAMASTTSGSAPGCSAAAAYAGVMLFCFLHLIGSN; the protein is encoded by the coding sequence ATGGCTTCCTTTTCATTCCATACCATCAAAATTCTGTTATCCATGGCAGTTATCCTAACTGTCATTCCCCaatctctttctttcccttcAAAACTAGAAATATCTACCATTTCAGCAGCCCCGGCAACACTTCCAAACGCGCCGGTTTCCTCCCCACCTTACCTAGCACCCGACATTACCCCGCTTTTGCCGTCCACAGGTGGAATTGGACCGTCGCCGAGCAGCGGCGGCGATGGAGGCCTGCCAACGATACCGTCCAATCCCAGCCCTCCAAATCCAGATGAGGTAGCGGCGTCGGGTCCCAATTCGGCTATTTCGCCATCTGGGTCATTCAGTGCCATGGCCTCCACCACATCTGGTTCAGCTCCTGGTTGCAGTGCTGCTGCTGCATATGCTGGTGTGATGCTCTTTTGCTTCTTGCACTTGATTGGAAGTAATTAA